In Podospora pseudoanserina strain CBS 124.78 chromosome 5, whole genome shotgun sequence, a single window of DNA contains:
- a CDS encoding hypothetical protein (COG:S; EggNog:ENOG503P5JR) — protein MKLSPQLIRTTFTSRGLARPFVLLAHVNQRSITPQTSSFFTLPSSRSHSHRPSSSSSSSSTTTTTHHSTHSIHATMQISCECTSISFPITGPLLDLYHCHCLECQKQSSSAFGTSAIFPSSSFTIPTEMQSKLSKWTRPTKKGRTMDCYFCRECGCRIYHHIREADGTLRGTVSVKGGVIEGLEWKGSKHIYTRSAVVEIPEGVERFEAAPGEMVGRGVELK, from the exons ATGAAGCTCTCACCACAGCTAATTCGCACAACCTTCACATCCCGGGGCTTGGCGCGCCCTTTCGTCTTGCTAGCCCATGTTAATCAACGCTCTATTACCCCGCAAACATCCTCCTTTTtcaccctcccatcctctcGCAGTCACTCGCatcgcccatcatcatcatcatcatcatcatc aacaacaacaacaactcacCACTCCACTCACTCCATCCACGCCACAATGCAAATATCCTGCGAATGtacctccatctccttccccATAACAGGCCCCCTCCTAGACCTCTACCACTGCCACTGCCTAGAATGTCAAAAgcaatcctcctccgccttcgGCACCTCAGccatcttcccctcttcctcgtttACCATCCCGACCGAGATGCAATCCAAACTGTCAAAGTGGACACGCCCAACCAAAAAAGGCAGAACGATGGACTGTTACTTTTGCAGGGAATGCGGGTGCCGGATCTACCACCATATCCGTGAAGCTGATGGGACGCTCAGGGGTACTGTTTCTGTCAAGGGAGGGGTGATTGAGGGTTTGGAGTGGAAAGGGTCAAAACATATTTACACGAGGAgcgcggtggtggagatacctgagggtgttgagagGTTTGAGGCGGCGCCGGGGGAGATGGTTGGACGGGGGGTGGAATTAAAGTAG